One Dioscorea cayenensis subsp. rotundata cultivar TDr96_F1 chromosome 15, TDr96_F1_v2_PseudoChromosome.rev07_lg8_w22 25.fasta, whole genome shotgun sequence genomic region harbors:
- the LOC120276874 gene encoding dihydroceramide fatty acyl 2-hydroxylase FAH1-like, translated as MVAQGFTVDLTKPLVFQVGHLGEAYEEWVHQPIVSKDGPRFFASDFWESLTRTVWWAIPTIWLPVVCWFVFMSYRMGHSPSELALMVGGGVVLWTLIEYTLHRFLFHIKTKSYWANTFHYLIHGCHHKHPMDGLRLVFPPAATAILCIPFWNLVRLISTPSTTPAIFAGGLLGYVMYDCTHYYLHHGQPAKDPARGLKRYHLNHHFRIQNKGFGITSPLWDHIFGTLPPAKTNGKRS; from the exons ATGGTCGCCCAAGGGTTCACTGTTGATTTAACGAAGCCGCTTGTTTTCCAG GTAGGCCACCTTGGGGAGGCCTATGAGGAATGGGTTCATCAGCCCATTGTTAGCAAGGACGGTCCTCGTTTTTTCGCAAGTGACTTTTGGGAG TCATTAACTCGCACCGTCTGGTGGGCAATTCCAACCATATGGCTTCCAGTTGTTTGCTGGTTTGTGTTCATGTCTTACCGAATGGGCCATTCGCCATCTGAGTTAGCTCTGATGGTTGGAGGCGGAGTAGTCCTGTGGACATTAATTGAGTACACATTACATCGCTTTCTTTTCCACATCAAAACGAAAAGTTATTG GGCAAACACTTTCCATTATCTTATTCATGGATGCCATCATAAGCATCCTATGGATGGATTGCGCCTTGTTTTCCCACCCGCTGCGACGGCTATTCTGTGCATTCCG TTCTGGAATCTGGTCAGACTTATATCAACACCTTCCACAACTCCTGCTATATTTGCTGGAGGATTACTGGGTTATGTGATGTATGACTGCACTCATTATTATCTGCACCATGGTCAACCTGCTAAGGATCCTGCTCGAGGGCTCAAG CGATACCATTTAAACCATCACTTCAGAATACAAAATAAAGGATTTGGAATCACTTCACCCCTCTGGGATCACATTTTTGGAACATTACCTCCAGCAAAAACCAACGGAAAGAGAAGTTGA
- the LOC120277722 gene encoding carnosine N-methyltransferase-like has product MVKNLTQPVQAVQGSLRKSEKCISLLQSPLSNALSNPIDRDVCSEHLTISGSHVSMHLTLDGKEENNLVNDATRSNGKEGTHIESCCNEYVDRPLTDDHCKEPCDCHQSASCCDSLTNANVSSPPRDWLDMSSRANVPLADVDKVRCIIRNIIRDWTIEGQRERDQCYKPILKELDRLFPSRSKERPPSCLVPGAGLGRLALEISCLGFVSQGNEFSYYMMICSSFILNHTQAAGEWTTYPWIHSNCNSLSDIDQLRPVSFPDIHPASAGITEGFSMCGGDFVEVYNDESQKGTWDAVVTCFFLDTAHNIVEYIEIISNIIKDGGVWINMGPLLYHFADAYGPDDEMSVELSLEDVKKVAFHYGFELEVETTIETTYSANPRSMMQNRYFAPLWTMKKKQKP; this is encoded by the exons ATGGTTAAGAATTTGACACAGCCAGTTCAAGCAGTCCAAGGTTCACTGAGAAAATCTGAAaa GTGTATATCT CTGCT GCAATCTCCTCTCAGCAACGCTTTATCCAATCCTATAGACAGGGATGTTTGCTCAGAACATTTGACCATCAGTGGAAGTCATGTTTCCATGCATCTGACACTCGATGGCAAGGAAGAGAACAATTTAGTCAACGATGCTACAAGAAGTAATGGTAAAGAG GGAACACATATTGAAAGTTGTTGCAATGAATATGTGGATAGGCCCTTAACTGATGACCACTGCAAGGAGCCATGTGATTGTCACCAATCTGCAAGCTGTTGTGATTCTCTTACTAATGCAAAT GTAAGTTCACCACCACGAGATTGGTTAGATATGTCCTCACGGGCTAACGTACCTCTAGCTGATGTTGACAAG GTAAGGTGTATCATAAGGAATATAATACGGGATTGGACGATAGAG GGCCAAAGGGAGCGTGACCAATGCTATAAGCCAATCCTTAAGGAGCTTGATCGCTTATTCCCTTCTCGGAGCAAAGAACG gccTCCTTCTTGTTTGGTCCCTGGTGCTGGACTGGGGAGATTGGCTTTGGAGATCTCTTGTCTTG GTTTTGTTAGCCAAGGAAATGAGTTTTCATATTATATGATGATCTGCTCAAGTTTTATCCTTAATCA CACTCAGGCTGCTGGTGAGTGGACTACTTATCCTTGGATCCACAGCAATTGCAATTCTCTTTCAGACATTGACCAACTTCGTCCTGTTTCATTTCCTGACATTCATCCTGCAAG TGCTGGCATTACTGAAGGGTTTTCTATGTGTGGCGGAGACTTTGTAGAGGTATATAATGATGAAAGCCAGAAAG GTACCTGGGATGCCGtagttacttgttttttcttGGATACAGCACACAATATTGTTGAATACATTGAAATAATATCCAATATTATCAAAGATGGAGGA GTTTGGATAAACATGGGACCACTCCTCTATCATTTTGCAGACGCCTATGGGCCTGATGAT GAGATGTCTGTTGAACTAAGTTTGGAAGATGTGAAAAAGGTTGCTTTCCATTATGGATTTGAATTAGAG GTGGAGACCACCATTGAAACAACTTATTCTGCCAATCCTCGATCCATGATGCAA AACCGATACTTCGCCCCTttgtggacaatgaagaagaaacaaaagccTTAA